Proteins encoded in a region of the Dreissena polymorpha isolate Duluth1 chromosome 6, UMN_Dpol_1.0, whole genome shotgun sequence genome:
- the LOC127835425 gene encoding uncharacterized protein LOC127835425 encodes MLPNLSFKKCLRQCALRSSCEVMGYFRAALLCELHFIRDFWDTLACNESGPRVMVYVQRSDILLKDAETCKSCGILTSQTCGHCVTNECPPYAKVPNGTILGNLHSDGTKRLLKCDNGYAPKNRAHVQSVCKDGQWTKITQCVQEECVQNQTNLGDSTYTFYMKSHQTYNDSVKLCKKCGYRVVTIESQEEHTFLASQMKIHVPTPRSSYNARGDNDGFFLDFYNPEGNQTIRMDNFSIVLFTNFAFGQPNYLNQHFIAAMGYDNWLWHDVTEWDKFQTVCESEI; translated from the exons ATGCTTCCAAACTTGTCGTTCAAGAAATGTCTAAGGCAATGTGCTCTGAGATCGTCGTGTGAAGTGATGGGTTACTTCAGAGCGGCGTTGTTGTGTGAATTACATTTCATCAGAGACTTTTGGGATACCCTTGCTTGTAACGAAAGTGGGCCACGTGTGATGGTGTATGTCCAGCGAAGTGACATCTTATTAAAG GATGCAGAGACATGCAAGTCTTGCGGCATCTTAACATCTCAAACGTGTGGCCATTGTGTTACGAATG AATGCCCACCTTACGCAAAAGTTCCGAATGGCACAATACTCGGGAATCTTCATAGTGACGGAACAAAACGCTTATTGAAGTGCGACAATGGTTACGCCCCAAAGAACAGAGCACATGTGCAAAGCGTGTGTAAGGACGGCCAGTGGACTAAGATCACACAGTGTGTACAAG AAGAATGCGTTCAAAATCAGACCAACTTAGGTGACTCCACTTACACCTTCTACATGAAGAGCCATCAAACCTATAACGACAGTGTG aaatTATGCAAGAAATGCGGTTATCGTGTTGTGACTATTGAGTCCCAAGAAGAACACACATTTTTGGCGAGTCAAATGAAGATCCATGTCCCTACACCACGTTCATCATACAATGCAA GAGGTGACAATGACGGTTTTTTCTTGGACTTTTACAATCCCGAAGGAAATCAAACTATTCGAATGGACAACTTTTCCATTGTACTATTCACAAATTTTGCTTTTGGCCAGCCAAATTATCTCAACCAACATTTCATCGCTGCTATGGGTTACGACAATTGGCTTTGGCATGACGTTACCGAATGGGATAAATTCCAAACCGTTTGCGAGAGTGAGATATAG